A region of Lichenibacterium dinghuense DNA encodes the following proteins:
- the shc gene encoding squalene--hopene cyclase, whose translation MSLAVHVAEPAARPSLSGLTGLDAAIARATSALRDDQRADGHYAFDLEADAAIPAEYIMVKHFLGESDPDMERRTANYLRRLQEPHGGWPMLAKGELNMSASVKAYFALKIAGDPVDAPHMVRAREAILAHGGAVHMNIFTRMMLAFFDIVPWSAVPVMPVELMHAPIWFPINIWRFSYWARDTVVPLLVLMAKKPKAANPRRVGIDELFHVPPHAVKRWPKTANQVGFWGAFFVGLDKALRVVEPMFPKKSRDSAVEKAVDFLTERLNGDDGVGAIYPSIAYTLMMFHVLGYPDDHPDMIVARAALEKLVAQNGDEAFCQPCLSPIWDTVLASHALLEAERDESDAAERALDWLLPLQVLDFKGDWAVRRPDLRPGGWAFQYKNDHYVDLDDTAVVVMAMDRTRNKSGTRRYDHAIERAVEWVVGMQSTNGGWGAFDVDNTSYYLNHIPFADHGALLDPPTADVSARCLSMLGQLGETADTSEAVRRGVDYLLKEQHPEGSWFGRWGVNYIYGTWSVLCAFNAVGVPASHPAVRRGVDWLLKIQNADGGWGEADAGYALDYVEYLPSESTASQTAWAIIGLMAAGEVDHPAVKRGVAYLEKHQGADGFWEEPHYTGTGFPRVFYLRYNGYAKFFPLWALSRYRNLRQGNTATVLHGM comes from the coding sequence ATGTCACTCGCCGTCCACGTCGCTGAACCCGCCGCCCGGCCGTCCCTGTCCGGTTTGACCGGACTCGATGCCGCCATCGCGCGGGCCACGTCGGCCCTGCGCGACGACCAGCGAGCGGACGGCCACTACGCCTTCGACCTGGAGGCCGACGCCGCGATCCCCGCCGAATACATCATGGTGAAGCACTTCCTCGGGGAAAGCGACCCCGACATGGAGCGCCGCACCGCCAACTACCTGCGCCGCCTGCAGGAGCCGCACGGCGGCTGGCCCATGCTGGCCAAGGGCGAGCTCAACATGTCGGCCAGCGTGAAGGCCTATTTCGCGCTGAAGATCGCCGGCGATCCCGTCGACGCGCCCCACATGGTCCGGGCGCGCGAGGCCATCCTGGCCCACGGCGGCGCCGTGCACATGAACATCTTCACGCGCATGATGCTGGCCTTCTTCGACATTGTGCCCTGGAGCGCGGTGCCGGTGATGCCGGTCGAGCTCATGCACGCGCCGATCTGGTTTCCGATCAACATCTGGCGCTTCAGCTACTGGGCCCGCGACACCGTGGTGCCGCTGCTGGTGCTGATGGCCAAGAAGCCCAAGGCGGCCAACCCGCGCCGCGTCGGCATCGACGAGCTGTTCCACGTGCCGCCCCACGCCGTGAAGCGCTGGCCCAAGACCGCCAACCAGGTCGGCTTCTGGGGCGCCTTCTTCGTCGGGCTCGACAAGGCGCTGCGCGTGGTCGAGCCGATGTTCCCGAAGAAGAGCCGCGACAGCGCGGTCGAGAAGGCGGTCGACTTCCTGACCGAGCGGCTGAACGGCGACGACGGCGTCGGCGCCATCTACCCGTCGATCGCCTACACGCTGATGATGTTCCACGTCCTCGGCTACCCCGACGACCATCCGGACATGATCGTGGCCCGCGCCGCTCTGGAGAAGCTCGTCGCCCAGAACGGCGACGAGGCCTTCTGCCAGCCCTGCCTGTCGCCGATCTGGGACACGGTGCTGGCGTCCCACGCCCTGCTCGAGGCCGAGCGCGACGAGAGCGATGCGGCCGAGCGCGCGCTCGACTGGCTGCTGCCGCTGCAGGTGCTCGACTTCAAGGGCGACTGGGCGGTGCGCCGGCCGGACCTCAGGCCGGGCGGTTGGGCCTTCCAGTACAAGAACGACCACTACGTCGACCTCGACGACACGGCCGTGGTCGTGATGGCGATGGACCGCACCCGCAACAAGTCCGGCACGCGCCGCTACGACCACGCCATCGAGCGGGCCGTCGAGTGGGTGGTCGGCATGCAGTCGACCAACGGCGGCTGGGGCGCCTTCGACGTCGACAACACCTCCTACTACCTCAACCACATCCCCTTCGCGGACCACGGCGCGCTGCTCGACCCGCCGACCGCCGACGTGTCGGCGCGCTGCCTGTCCATGCTGGGCCAGCTCGGGGAAACCGCGGACACCAGCGAGGCCGTGCGCCGCGGCGTCGACTACCTCCTGAAGGAGCAGCACCCCGAGGGGAGCTGGTTCGGCCGCTGGGGCGTGAACTACATCTACGGCACCTGGTCGGTGCTCTGCGCCTTCAACGCGGTCGGGGTTCCGGCGTCGCACCCCGCGGTGCGCCGCGGCGTCGACTGGCTCCTGAAGATCCAGAACGCCGACGGCGGCTGGGGCGAGGCCGACGCCGGCTACGCGCTCGACTACGTGGAATACCTCCCCAGCGAGAGCACGGCGTCGCAGACCGCCTGGGCCATCATCGGCCTGATGGCGGCGGGCGAGGTCGACCATCCGGCGGTGAAGCGCGGCGTGGCCTACCTGGAGAAGCACCAGGGCGCGGACGGGTTCTGGGAGGAGCCGCACTACACCGGCACGGGCTTCCCGCGCGTGTTCTACCTCCGCTACAATGGATACGCGAAGTTCTTCCCGCTGTGGGCGCTGTCGCGCTATCGCAACCTGCGCCAGGGCAACACCGCGACGGTGCTGCACGGCATGTGA
- a CDS encoding 2-hydroxyacid dehydrogenase: protein MARKPHVVVTRKLPERIETRMRELFDAHLNIDDEPHSPAALAAAMAEAEVLVPTVTDRIDAALIEAAGPQLKLIANFGTGTDNIDVDAAHKRGIVVTNTPGVLTEDTADMTMALILSVSRRVVAGAGVIPSGEWNGWAPTFMLGSRLTGKRLGIVGMGRIGQAVARRAKAFGLSIHYHNRRRLAAEVEEGLEATYWDSLDQMLARTDIVSVNCPHTPATYHLLSARRLKLMRPEAILVNTARGEIIDEAALTRMLEADEIAGAGLDVFEHEPAVPNKLVRLARAGKVTLLPHMGSATEEGRLEMGEKVLVNIRAFVDGHRPPDRVLPSML, encoded by the coding sequence ATGGCCCGCAAACCCCACGTCGTCGTCACCCGCAAGCTGCCCGAGCGCATCGAGACGCGGATGCGCGAGCTGTTCGACGCGCACCTCAACATCGACGACGAGCCCCATTCCCCCGCCGCCCTCGCCGCCGCGATGGCGGAGGCCGAGGTGCTGGTCCCCACCGTCACGGACCGGATCGACGCCGCGCTGATCGAGGCGGCCGGGCCGCAGCTCAAGCTCATCGCCAATTTCGGCACCGGCACGGACAACATCGACGTCGACGCGGCCCACAAGCGCGGCATCGTGGTCACCAACACGCCGGGCGTCCTCACGGAGGACACGGCCGACATGACCATGGCGCTGATCCTGTCCGTGTCGCGCCGCGTGGTGGCGGGCGCGGGGGTGATCCCGTCGGGCGAGTGGAACGGCTGGGCGCCGACCTTCATGCTGGGCAGCCGCCTCACCGGGAAAAGGCTCGGCATCGTCGGCATGGGGCGCATCGGCCAGGCGGTGGCGCGCCGCGCCAAGGCCTTCGGCCTGTCGATCCACTACCACAACCGCCGCCGCCTCGCCGCCGAGGTCGAGGAGGGGCTGGAGGCGACCTACTGGGACTCGCTCGACCAGATGCTGGCCCGCACCGACATCGTGTCGGTCAACTGCCCCCACACGCCGGCCACCTACCACCTGCTGTCGGCGCGGCGGCTCAAGCTGATGCGGCCGGAGGCCATCCTGGTCAACACGGCGCGCGGCGAGATCATCGACGAGGCCGCCCTGACCCGCATGCTGGAGGCCGACGAGATCGCCGGGGCCGGGCTCGACGTGTTCGAGCACGAGCCCGCGGTGCCGAACAAGCTCGTTCGGTTGGCGCGGGCCGGCAAGGTGACGCTGCTGCCCCACATGGGCTCGGCCACCGAGGAGGGGCGCCTGGAGATGGGCGAGAAGGTGCTGGTCAACATCCGCGCCTTCGTGGACGGCCACCGCCCGCCGGACCGCGTGCTGCCGTCGATGCTGTGA
- a CDS encoding DUF1150 family protein, with protein MSDTQAPLSVDEFAHLGHGDIAYVKAIRSDDVPSLFPQAPTIQPGLDLFMLLGADGIPILLTDSRETALANASENQLETVSVH; from the coding sequence ATGTCCGATACGCAAGCCCCCCTGTCGGTCGACGAATTCGCCCACCTCGGCCACGGCGACATCGCCTACGTGAAGGCGATCCGCTCGGACGACGTGCCGAGCCTGTTCCCGCAGGCGCCGACGATCCAGCCCGGGCTCGACCTGTTCATGCTGCTCGGCGCCGACGGCATCCCGATCCTGCTGACCGACAGCCGCGAGACCGCGCTGGCCAACGCCTCGGAGAACCAGCTCGAGACCGTCAGCGTCCACTGA
- a CDS encoding cytochrome P450 family protein — protein sequence MKAVRWDPASRGDAYAYYAELRRHTPVIKATIPTRGTGWVVTRYEDVLKVHKDPRFSTDPRNAKRTPMFGFGGPYAPKLIKLVGASMVSVDDPAHARLRRLVSKVFTPRAVADMAPWIEGMVDTLLDEAAARGRGGAPVDLMDAFCLPLPLRVISEMLGIPEEWRLEFHDQVVRLIEVNDKPVRRAMRWLPAMPKLLKFFEDLIDLRRREPDGKLIAKLIAVEEEGDHLSRDELIGMIFLLLFAGHETSVNLIGNGLMALIDHPEQMEMLRRDPSLMEGAVEEFFRYTNPVEHGTPRFALEDLEIAGTRIRKGDMVILLLAAANRDEAVFGEPDRFDILRRDNGRHLALGFGLHYCLGSSLARLETKIALNALLRRFPDLALAVPRASVPWRQATGLRGVVRLEVRLGEEAADDAAFGEGSCLVTPLEPRGEAGPLSSARPAGSSPATAARAGCPMAAGRSAERPSA from the coding sequence TTGAAAGCTGTCCGTTGGGACCCCGCCAGCCGGGGTGACGCCTACGCCTATTACGCGGAGCTGAGGCGCCACACGCCGGTCATCAAGGCGACGATCCCGACCCGCGGCACGGGATGGGTGGTGACGCGCTACGAGGACGTGCTCAAGGTCCACAAGGACCCGCGCTTCTCGACCGACCCCCGCAACGCCAAGCGCACGCCGATGTTCGGCTTCGGCGGCCCCTACGCGCCCAAGCTCATCAAGCTCGTCGGCGCCTCCATGGTCAGCGTCGACGATCCCGCCCACGCGCGGCTGCGCCGCCTCGTGTCCAAGGTGTTCACGCCGCGCGCCGTGGCCGACATGGCGCCGTGGATCGAGGGCATGGTCGACACCCTGCTCGACGAGGCCGCGGCCAGGGGGCGGGGCGGCGCCCCCGTCGACCTGATGGACGCGTTCTGCCTGCCGCTGCCGCTGCGCGTCATCTCCGAGATGCTGGGCATCCCAGAGGAGTGGCGGCTGGAGTTCCACGACCAGGTCGTGCGGCTGATCGAGGTCAACGACAAGCCGGTGCGCCGCGCCATGCGCTGGCTCCCCGCCATGCCGAAGCTGCTCAAGTTCTTCGAGGACCTGATCGACCTGCGCCGCCGCGAGCCCGACGGCAAGCTGATCGCCAAGCTCATCGCGGTGGAGGAGGAGGGCGACCACCTCAGCCGCGACGAGCTGATCGGCATGATCTTCCTCCTGCTCTTCGCCGGGCACGAGACCAGCGTGAACCTCATCGGCAACGGCCTGATGGCGCTGATCGACCATCCCGAGCAGATGGAGATGCTGCGCCGCGACCCTTCGCTGATGGAGGGCGCGGTCGAGGAGTTCTTCCGCTACACCAACCCGGTCGAGCACGGCACGCCGCGCTTCGCGCTGGAGGACCTCGAGATCGCCGGGACGCGCATCCGCAAGGGCGACATGGTGATCCTGCTGCTGGCGGCCGCCAACCGCGACGAGGCGGTGTTCGGCGAGCCGGACCGGTTCGACATCCTGCGCCGCGACAACGGCCGGCACCTCGCGCTCGGCTTCGGCCTGCACTACTGCCTCGGCTCGTCCCTGGCGCGGCTCGAAACCAAGATCGCGCTGAACGCCCTGCTGCGCCGCTTCCCCGACCTCGCCCTGGCGGTGCCGCGCGCTTCCGTGCCGTGGCGGCAGGCCACGGGCCTGCGCGGCGTCGTGCGGCTGGAGGTGAGGCTCGGCGAGGAGGCGGCGGACGACGCCGCCTTCGGCGAGGGCTCCTGCCTCGTCACCCCGCTGGAGCCGCGGGGCGAGGCCGGGCCCCTCAGTTCAGCTCGGCCAGCAGGCTCGTCGCCAGCGACAGCCGCTCGCGCGGGGTGTCCGATGGCAGCGGGTAGATCAGCCGAGCGCCCTTCAGCCTGA
- a CDS encoding Hsp20 family protein, which yields MTPRPARTPLRAAVVLHVHGLERAADRAGAAPDNYPPYDLLRVTEPAGGGLRLVFAVAGFAPEQLEIFVTGDQLTVSGEGTGDGDPGRFLHRGIAARRFRRAFRLAPGLDVVGAELDRGLLTIALAQRAVGCADGSVAIRPRST from the coding sequence ATGACGCCCCGCCCCGCCCGCACCCCGCTCCGCGCCGCCGTCGTGCTGCACGTCCACGGGCTGGAGCGCGCCGCCGACAGGGCCGGCGCGGCGCCCGACAACTACCCGCCCTACGACCTCCTGCGCGTGACGGAGCCGGCCGGCGGCGGCCTGCGGCTCGTCTTCGCGGTGGCCGGCTTCGCCCCGGAGCAACTTGAAATTTTCGTGACAGGGGACCAACTCACCGTCAGCGGCGAGGGGACCGGCGACGGGGACCCCGGCCGGTTCCTGCACCGCGGCATCGCGGCCCGCCGTTTCCGGCGCGCCTTCCGCCTCGCGCCGGGGCTGGACGTCGTCGGCGCCGAACTCGACCGCGGCCTCCTGACGATCGCGCTGGCGCAGCGAGCTGTCGGCTGCGCCGACGGCAGCGTCGCCATCCGCCCGCGGAGCACCTGA
- a CDS encoding dipeptidase, producing MPDPAPIPVFDGHNDMLLRFALHRERRPEELFAGDPKGHIDLPRARAGGLAGGLFAVFPPPLREEGPAKPITERPPTPELALDPARTSTVGMLSILLRLERAFPDGLAVCRTVAEIRAAMAAGRVAAVMHIEGAEAVDPDLAMLDVLHAAGLRSLGLVWSRTNAFAHGVPFRFPSTGDIGPGLTEAGRALVKACNGLKIMVDLSHLNEAGFWDVAALTDAPLVASHSNVHALCASSRNLTDRQLDAIRESRGLVGLNFATAFLRPDGAMRADTDLDVMRRHLDALIERLGEDGVALGSDFDGAVVPSAIGSAAGLPALFAHLRGAGYGEPLLRKIASENWLGLLERTWA from the coding sequence ATGCCCGATCCCGCCCCGATCCCGGTCTTCGACGGCCACAACGACATGCTGCTGCGCTTCGCCCTGCACCGCGAGCGCAGGCCCGAGGAGCTCTTCGCGGGCGACCCCAAGGGCCACATCGACCTGCCGCGCGCCCGCGCGGGCGGGCTCGCGGGCGGGCTCTTCGCCGTGTTCCCGCCGCCGCTGCGCGAGGAGGGGCCGGCGAAGCCCATCACCGAGCGCCCGCCCACCCCCGAACTGGCGCTCGACCCCGCCCGCACCTCGACGGTCGGCATGCTGTCGATCCTCCTGCGGCTGGAGCGCGCCTTCCCGGACGGGCTCGCGGTGTGCCGGACCGTCGCCGAGATCCGCGCCGCCATGGCGGCCGGCCGCGTGGCCGCGGTGATGCACATCGAGGGCGCCGAGGCGGTCGACCCCGACCTCGCCATGCTGGACGTGCTGCACGCGGCGGGCCTGCGCTCGCTCGGCCTCGTGTGGAGCCGCACCAACGCCTTCGCGCACGGCGTGCCGTTCCGCTTCCCCTCCACCGGCGACATCGGCCCCGGCCTCACGGAAGCCGGCCGCGCGCTGGTCAAGGCCTGCAACGGCCTCAAGATCATGGTCGACCTGTCCCACCTCAACGAGGCGGGCTTCTGGGACGTGGCCGCGCTCACGGACGCGCCCCTGGTGGCGAGCCATTCCAACGTCCACGCGCTCTGCGCGTCCTCGCGCAACCTGACCGACCGCCAGCTCGACGCCATCCGCGAAAGCCGCGGCCTCGTGGGGCTGAACTTCGCCACCGCGTTCCTGCGCCCCGACGGCGCCATGCGGGCCGACACCGACCTCGACGTGATGCGCCGCCACCTCGACGCGCTGATCGAGCGGCTGGGCGAGGACGGCGTGGCGCTGGGCTCCGACTTCGACGGCGCCGTGGTGCCCTCGGCCATCGGCTCGGCGGCCGGCCTGCCGGCGCTGTTCGCGCACCTGCGGGGGGCGGGCTACGGCGAGCCGCTGCTGCGCAAGATCGCATCCGAGAACTGGCTCGGGCTGCTGGAGCGCACGTGGGCGTAG
- a CDS encoding SH3 domain-containing protein — MPIPARLTGLALTGLALAALLAGASGAGAAVDQKGPMTGLPVPRYVSLKSDRVNLREGPSKDHRSSYVFERAGLPVEVTAEFDTWRKIRDSEGTEGWVLHSLLSGRRTALVAPWKKDKTLPLFRDPRADAEVVANLQPGVIGSVKKCDGQWCRIYGDGFDGYEQQSNLWGVYPGEQVE, encoded by the coding sequence ATGCCCATCCCCGCCCGCCTCACCGGACTGGCCCTCACCGGACTGGCTTTGGCGGCGCTGCTGGCGGGCGCGTCGGGCGCCGGCGCCGCCGTCGACCAGAAGGGCCCGATGACCGGCCTGCCGGTGCCGCGCTACGTGAGCCTGAAGTCGGACCGGGTGAACCTGCGCGAGGGCCCCTCGAAGGACCACCGCTCCTCCTACGTGTTCGAGCGCGCGGGCCTGCCCGTGGAGGTGACGGCGGAGTTCGACACCTGGCGCAAGATCCGCGATTCCGAGGGCACGGAGGGCTGGGTGCTCCACTCGCTGCTGTCCGGCCGCCGCACCGCCCTGGTGGCCCCCTGGAAGAAGGACAAGACGCTGCCGCTCTTCCGCGACCCCCGCGCCGACGCCGAGGTGGTGGCCAACCTCCAGCCGGGCGTGATCGGCAGCGTGAAGAAGTGCGACGGCCAATGGTGCCGCATCTACGGCGACGGCTTCGACGGCTACGAGCAGCAGAGCAACCTGTGGGGCGTCTACCCCGGCGAGCAGGTGGAGTAG
- a CDS encoding TRCF domain-containing protein: MSKLPVALAAVRLLPFAERGRSLIYVASGDHRAEGIAHLLSELAPEAAVAFIPAWDCLPYDRASPSPDVLGRTMAALRRLDAHVAGKGQKAGAILVTTLEAAVQRLPPASAAEALDLAVGDAVDPAALRATLERFGYRPDDRVDDHGEFALRGEVLDLFPPGPAPYRLALDGARIAAIHTFDPASQRSVEAVEALTVDPVSTVLAPAGAEPLDRFPGLEHRLAEHYPELRTVFDLLPKAALMMEPTAASRLDDVLAQAAEHHRDAVAAGGSRAAGGARPLPPESLYLAEKEWRAAAKRRLQPLPGAEPSLVPYFHAAPNARKRCAAFVAERAAAGHRVVLTGATPKDRTALVRALDRPVDGAEGWPGVLAAGPGTVLTLALSAEHGFVDDEEKVTMVCAADLLGGAAHRAGHHHHHAVAVPWHAGDGEFAIGDAVIHIDHGVGVLRAVETIASEAAGSRDTVRLDYAKDADLLAPVESLDQVWRYGGAGDAVKLDRLDDGSWPKRRQRAFGEIATAARALVDLARQREATRAPVLKAPAAAYRAFTARFPFPPTPDQADAIAAVIADLASGRPMDRLVVGDVGFGKTEVALRAAAVAALAGRQVALVAPTTVLVRQHVATFTRRFAELGIGIAHLSRLTPPAEARAVKAGLADGSVRIVVGTHAVAAADVAFKELGLLMVDEEQRFGAAEKARLRELGAGVHVLTLTATPIPRTLQAALVGLQDLSVIATPPARRRPIRTVVAPYDAATVRGALLREKARGGQSFVIVPRVEGLERMAKGLAESCPELTVLSAHGRMAPEEVDAAMVDFAEGHGDVLVATSIIESGLDVPRANTMVVAGAELFGLSQLHQIRGRVGRGRLQGLCYLMTEGEAGEAAMRRLGSLAAFDRLGSGFALSGQDLDLRGAGDLVGEEQAGHLRLIGLGLYQHLMGLAIREAKGETVEDWSPEIHVDHSGSLPADYIPEPELRLNLYARLSRVSDPQEAEAVAEEVADRFGPPPAEVEALLERTRLRALCRQQGVARVEAGPKGIALDLRPGRDPAALAERAPAALRDRIRLKGARLIYPLPSDTPRERLSLATSLLAELN; the protein is encoded by the coding sequence ATGTCGAAGCTCCCCGTCGCCCTCGCCGCCGTGCGCCTGCTGCCCTTCGCGGAGCGCGGGCGGTCGCTGATCTACGTGGCTTCGGGCGACCACCGGGCCGAGGGCATCGCGCACCTCCTGTCGGAGCTGGCGCCGGAAGCGGCGGTGGCCTTCATCCCGGCCTGGGACTGCCTGCCCTACGACCGCGCGTCCCCCTCCCCCGACGTGCTCGGCCGCACCATGGCGGCGCTCCGCCGCCTCGACGCCCACGTCGCCGGGAAGGGGCAAAAGGCCGGCGCGATCCTGGTCACGACGCTGGAGGCCGCCGTGCAGCGCCTGCCGCCGGCCTCCGCCGCCGAGGCGCTCGACCTCGCGGTCGGCGACGCGGTCGATCCCGCCGCCCTGCGGGCCACGCTGGAGCGCTTCGGCTACCGCCCCGACGACCGCGTCGACGACCACGGCGAGTTCGCGCTGCGCGGCGAAGTGCTCGACCTGTTTCCGCCCGGCCCCGCCCCCTACCGCCTCGCCCTCGACGGCGCCCGCATCGCGGCGATCCACACCTTCGACCCCGCGAGCCAGCGTTCCGTCGAGGCGGTCGAGGCTCTCACGGTCGACCCCGTCTCGACCGTGCTGGCGCCCGCGGGCGCCGAGCCGCTCGACCGCTTCCCCGGCCTGGAGCACCGCTTGGCGGAGCATTACCCCGAACTCCGCACGGTCTTCGACCTCCTGCCGAAGGCGGCGCTGATGATGGAGCCGACCGCGGCCTCCCGCCTCGACGACGTGCTGGCGCAGGCGGCCGAGCACCACCGGGACGCGGTGGCGGCGGGCGGATCCCGCGCAGCCGGCGGCGCCCGACCGCTGCCGCCGGAGTCGCTCTACCTCGCGGAGAAGGAGTGGCGCGCCGCCGCGAAGCGGCGCCTCCAGCCCCTGCCCGGCGCCGAGCCGAGCCTGGTGCCGTATTTCCACGCCGCCCCGAACGCGAGGAAGCGCTGCGCCGCCTTCGTGGCCGAGCGCGCCGCCGCGGGCCACCGCGTGGTGCTGACGGGCGCGACGCCGAAGGACCGCACCGCGCTCGTGCGCGCGCTCGACCGGCCCGTGGACGGGGCCGAGGGCTGGCCCGGCGTGCTGGCGGCCGGGCCGGGCACGGTGCTGACCCTGGCGCTGTCGGCCGAGCACGGCTTCGTCGACGACGAGGAGAAGGTCACCATGGTCTGCGCGGCCGACCTGCTGGGCGGGGCCGCCCACCGTGCCGGCCACCACCATCACCACGCCGTGGCGGTGCCCTGGCACGCCGGCGACGGCGAGTTCGCCATCGGCGACGCGGTGATCCACATCGACCACGGCGTCGGCGTGCTGCGCGCGGTCGAGACCATCGCATCCGAGGCGGCGGGGTCGCGCGACACCGTGCGGCTCGACTACGCCAAGGACGCCGACCTCCTCGCCCCCGTGGAATCGCTCGACCAGGTGTGGCGCTATGGCGGCGCCGGCGACGCGGTGAAGCTCGACCGGCTCGACGACGGCTCCTGGCCGAAGCGGCGCCAGCGCGCCTTCGGCGAGATCGCGACCGCGGCCCGCGCCCTCGTCGACCTCGCCCGCCAGCGCGAGGCAACGCGGGCGCCGGTGCTGAAGGCACCGGCCGCGGCCTACCGCGCCTTCACGGCGCGCTTCCCCTTCCCGCCCACGCCCGACCAGGCCGACGCCATCGCGGCCGTGATCGCCGACCTCGCCTCCGGCCGGCCGATGGACCGGCTGGTCGTGGGCGACGTCGGCTTCGGCAAGACCGAGGTCGCGCTGCGCGCCGCCGCCGTGGCGGCCCTGGCCGGCCGTCAGGTCGCGCTGGTGGCTCCCACCACCGTGCTGGTGCGCCAGCACGTGGCCACCTTCACCCGGCGCTTCGCCGAGCTCGGCATCGGCATCGCTCACCTGTCCCGCCTCACGCCGCCCGCGGAAGCCAGGGCCGTCAAGGCCGGGCTGGCGGACGGCTCCGTCCGCATCGTGGTCGGCACCCACGCGGTGGCGGCGGCCGACGTGGCGTTCAAGGAGCTCGGCCTCCTGATGGTCGACGAGGAGCAGCGCTTCGGCGCGGCCGAGAAGGCGCGGCTGCGCGAGCTCGGCGCGGGCGTGCACGTGCTCACCCTCACGGCGACGCCCATCCCGCGCACGCTCCAGGCCGCGCTGGTGGGGCTGCAGGACCTCAGCGTCATCGCGACGCCGCCGGCGCGGCGCCGGCCCATCCGCACCGTGGTGGCGCCCTACGACGCCGCGACCGTGCGCGGCGCGCTGCTGCGCGAGAAGGCGCGCGGCGGGCAGAGCTTCGTGATCGTGCCCCGCGTCGAGGGGCTGGAGCGCATGGCGAAGGGCCTCGCCGAGAGCTGCCCCGAGCTCACGGTGCTGTCGGCCCACGGCCGCATGGCGCCCGAGGAGGTTGACGCCGCCATGGTGGACTTCGCGGAAGGCCACGGCGACGTGCTGGTGGCGACCTCCATCATCGAGAGCGGGCTCGACGTGCCCCGCGCCAACACCATGGTGGTGGCGGGTGCGGAGCTGTTCGGCCTGTCGCAGCTCCACCAGATCCGCGGCCGCGTCGGGCGCGGGCGGCTGCAGGGCCTCTGCTACCTCATGACGGAGGGCGAGGCCGGCGAGGCCGCGATGCGGCGGCTCGGCAGCCTAGCCGCCTTCGACCGGCTCGGCTCGGGCTTCGCCCTGTCGGGGCAGGACCTCGACCTGCGCGGCGCCGGCGACCTCGTGGGCGAGGAGCAGGCCGGCCACCTCAGGCTGATCGGCCTCGGCCTCTACCAGCACCTGATGGGGCTCGCCATCCGCGAGGCCAAGGGCGAGACCGTCGAGGACTGGTCGCCCGAGATCCACGTCGACCATTCGGGCTCGCTGCCGGCCGACTACATCCCGGAGCCGGAGCTGCGGCTCAACCTCTACGCCCGCCTGTCGCGCGTGTCGGACCCGCAGGAGGCCGAGGCGGTCGCCGAGGAGGTGGCCGACCGCTTCGGGCCGCCGCCCGCCGAGGTGGAAGCGCTGCTGGAGCGCACGCGCCTGCGCGCGCTGTGCCGCCAGCAGGGCGTCGCGCGGGTCGAGGCCGGCCCCAAGGGCATCGCGCTCGACCTGCGCCCCGGCCGGGACCCCGCGGCCCTGGCCGAGCGCGCGCCCGCGGCGCTGCGGGACAGGATCAGGCTGAAGGGCGCTCGGCTGATCTACCCGCTGCCATCGGACACCCCGCGCGAGCGGCTGTCGCTGGCGACGAGCCTGCTGGCCGAGCTGAACTGA
- a CDS encoding endonuclease domain-containing protein, translated as MARWVPNEQTTFARRLRREMTTAETMVWRALRDGRVAGAKFRRQVPVGPYVADFLCRDAKLVVELDGAPHDDPEQRVRDAERDAWLGHQGFRVLRFSNDLAIGGTQILVQRVEAALKTRRPGG; from the coding sequence ATGGCGCGATGGGTGCCGAACGAGCAGACCACCTTCGCCCGTCGCCTCCGGCGGGAGATGACGACGGCCGAGACCATGGTCTGGCGCGCCCTGCGCGACGGTCGAGTCGCGGGCGCGAAGTTCCGGCGGCAGGTGCCGGTCGGGCCCTATGTGGCGGATTTCCTATGTCGGGATGCCAAGCTCGTCGTCGAACTCGACGGGGCTCCACACGACGATCCGGAGCAGCGGGTGCGCGACGCCGAGCGCGATGCATGGCTCGGACACCAAGGCTTCCGCGTGCTGCGTTTTTCGAACGATCTCGCGATCGGCGGAACCCAAATCTTGGTTCAACGGGTCGAGGCCGCTCTGAAAACGAGGCGACCAGGAGGCTGA